A genomic segment from Aegilops tauschii subsp. strangulata cultivar AL8/78 chromosome 1, Aet v6.0, whole genome shotgun sequence encodes:
- the LOC109754826 gene encoding probable magnesium transporter NIPA6 isoform X2 produces the protein MEGGMGGGGGQQELSADNVRGIVLALLSSGFIGSSFIIKKKGLRRAAVSSGISAGVGGHSYLLEPLWWVGMITMIVGEIANFVAYAFAPAVLVTPLGALSIIVSAVLAHFILNERLHALGVLGCVMCIAGSMVIVIHAPLEQEITSVKEIWHMATQPSFLLYVASVIVLVSVLVFHFSPLWGQSNVLIYTAICSLMGSLSVMSVKALGTSLKLTFEGTNQLAYPETWFFMLVVAICVLTQMNYLNKALDTFNTAVVSPIYYVMFTSLTILASIIMFKDWSGQSLGSITSEICGLIVVLSGTILLHVTKDYERIPQSRSLYAPLSPTSATRLNGELLRHVEEDARRTDDEEKVLRRQEMY, from the exons ATGGAGGGAGGGATGGGGGGCGGAGGCGGGCAGCAGGAGCTGTCGGCGGACAACGTGCGCGGGATAGTGCTCGCGCTCCTCTCCAGCGGCTTCATCGGCTCCAGCTTCATCATCAAGAAGAAGggcctccgccgcgccgccgtctcctccggcatcagcgccg GGGTGGGTGGGCACTCCTACCTCCTGGAGCCCCTATGGTGGGTGGGCATGATCACCA TGATCGTGGGAGAGATCGCCAATTTCGTGGCCTACGCCTTCGCCCCGGCGGTGCTGGTTACTCCTCTGGGAGCACTGAGCATAATCGTCAG TGCAGTGCTGGCCCATTTCATCCTGAACGAGAGATTGCACGCGCTGGGGGTGCTCGGCTGCGTGATGTGCATCGCGGGGTCGATGGTGATCGTCATCCACGCGCCGCTGGAGCAGGAGATCACATCGGTCAAGGAGATatggcacatggcaacacaaccAT CTTTCTTGCTATATGTTGCTTCGGTTATAGTCCTGGTCTCTGTGCTGGTGTTCCATTTCTCCCCTCTCTGGGGGCAGTCGAACGTCTTGATCTACACCGCCATTTGCTCTTTGATGGGTTCTCTTTCG GTAATGAGTGTTAAAGCACTTGGTACATCCTTGAAGTTGACTTTTGAGGGGACGAATCAGTTAGCATATCCCGAGACGTGGTTCTTTATGCTTGTCGTGGCTATTTGTGTGCTGACACAGATGAATTACCTGAACAAG GCACTTGATACATTTAACACGGCAGTTGTATCACCAATTTATTATGTGATGTTTACATCATTGACAATACTCGCAAGCATCATAATGTTTAAG GATTGGTCTGGTCAGAGCCTTGGAAGCATTACTTCTGAAATATGTGGCCTGATTGTTGTGTTGTCCGGTACCATCTTGTTGCATGTCACCAAGGATTACGAAAGGATCCCGCAATCGAGAA GCCTTTATGCACCGTTGTCTCCCACGTCGGCAACAAGATTGAACGGAGAACTACTGAGGCACGTCGAGGAGGATGCGAGGAGAACCGACGACGAAGAGAAAGTCTTGAGACGACAGGAGATGTACTAG
- the LOC109754826 gene encoding probable magnesium transporter NIPA6 isoform X1, giving the protein MEGGMGGGGGQQELSADNVRGIVLALLSSGFIGSSFIIKKKGLRRAAVSSGISAGVGGHSYLLEPLWWVGMITMIVGEIANFVAYAFAPAVLVTPLGALSIIVSAVLAHFILNERLHALGVLGCVMCIAGSMVIVIHAPLEQEITSVKEIWHMATQPSFLLYVASVIVLVSVLVFHFSPLWGQSNVLIYTAICSLMGSLSVMSVKALGTSLKLTFEGTNQLAYPETWFFMLVVAICVLTQMNYLNKALDTFNTAVVSPIYYVMFTSLTILASIIMFKDWSGQSLGSITSEICGLIVVLSGTILLHVTKDYERIPQSRIGLYAPLSPTSATRLNGELLRHVEEDARRTDDEEKVLRRQEMY; this is encoded by the exons ATGGAGGGAGGGATGGGGGGCGGAGGCGGGCAGCAGGAGCTGTCGGCGGACAACGTGCGCGGGATAGTGCTCGCGCTCCTCTCCAGCGGCTTCATCGGCTCCAGCTTCATCATCAAGAAGAAGggcctccgccgcgccgccgtctcctccggcatcagcgccg GGGTGGGTGGGCACTCCTACCTCCTGGAGCCCCTATGGTGGGTGGGCATGATCACCA TGATCGTGGGAGAGATCGCCAATTTCGTGGCCTACGCCTTCGCCCCGGCGGTGCTGGTTACTCCTCTGGGAGCACTGAGCATAATCGTCAG TGCAGTGCTGGCCCATTTCATCCTGAACGAGAGATTGCACGCGCTGGGGGTGCTCGGCTGCGTGATGTGCATCGCGGGGTCGATGGTGATCGTCATCCACGCGCCGCTGGAGCAGGAGATCACATCGGTCAAGGAGATatggcacatggcaacacaaccAT CTTTCTTGCTATATGTTGCTTCGGTTATAGTCCTGGTCTCTGTGCTGGTGTTCCATTTCTCCCCTCTCTGGGGGCAGTCGAACGTCTTGATCTACACCGCCATTTGCTCTTTGATGGGTTCTCTTTCG GTAATGAGTGTTAAAGCACTTGGTACATCCTTGAAGTTGACTTTTGAGGGGACGAATCAGTTAGCATATCCCGAGACGTGGTTCTTTATGCTTGTCGTGGCTATTTGTGTGCTGACACAGATGAATTACCTGAACAAG GCACTTGATACATTTAACACGGCAGTTGTATCACCAATTTATTATGTGATGTTTACATCATTGACAATACTCGCAAGCATCATAATGTTTAAG GATTGGTCTGGTCAGAGCCTTGGAAGCATTACTTCTGAAATATGTGGCCTGATTGTTGTGTTGTCCGGTACCATCTTGTTGCATGTCACCAAGGATTACGAAAGGATCCCGCAATCGAGAA TAGGCCTTTATGCACCGTTGTCTCCCACGTCGGCAACAAGATTGAACGGAGAACTACTGAGGCACGTCGAGGAGGATGCGAGGAGAACCGACGACGAAGAGAAAGTCTTGAGACGACAGGAGATGTACTAG
- the LOC109754827 gene encoding LOW QUALITY PROTEIN: beta-arabinofuranosyltransferase RAY1 (The sequence of the model RefSeq protein was modified relative to this genomic sequence to represent the inferred CDS: substituted 1 base at 1 genomic stop codon) gives MLLPSHGHRRPPLPRRGVHGLTPSPRRAGCLVVLLLALAFVVLAAAVLHRASITASAGHHHREEGDLRTAAPRVTIFSAPLGPPDGSPARQELAVRSWLALPWDATVVLLGSHPSAHALSERLGRRVTVEATIDSSFTGTPFFHSTIARAQAAADSDVCVLVDAEVVLLPETVALLTDLGKIDRDWLLVAMSRNVSSFPYNLARGAMVLFLPSFYRRQPXIRRKLQQIQADKWAADGSDRGLVFAWNNPGRPLLAGVVPSFLYGRGAHSWWLVHGVLSSEMRLVFDASSLVLGLYPENFTAKRAADSSSSGRLADGSWEHGVNRHLASVYGSYCRRPPGGHHHAFPMLYEVVKHYEDYMLSKVEEPTFSRFVIGREQDAHEGVGGNPWNKEDNCLSDHLPSYSSEASDVPYSLEMLLRFVADENRSVVLGVAGASYRDMLMSWVCRLRQLRVTNFAVCALDQETYEFSVLQGLPVFRDPTSPKNVSFDDCHYGTQCFKRVTKVKSRIVLEIIRMGYNVLLSDVDVYWFHNPVQFLHSLGPATFAAQSDEYNETGPINLPRRLNSGFYYARSDSATITAMEMVVKHAAKSNSSEQPSFYDVLCGKEGVNRLGNDRCLEPSTNLTVVFLDQDLFPNGAYKGLWERHDLRLACRNLGCFIIHNNWVNGRKKKLWRQMASGLWDYDPSSRMCLQSWGEASSSFTAAGQFHASEDTES, from the exons ATGCTTCTCCCTTCGCACggccaccgccgtcctcctcttCCGCGCCGCGGCGTCCACGGCCTTACTCCCTCCCCGCGCCGCGCGGGATGCCTCGTCGTTCTCCTCCTCGCCCTCGCCTTCGTCGTCCTCGCGGCGGCCGTGCTCCACCGCGCCTCCATCACAGCAAGCGCcggccaccaccatcgcgaggaaGGCGACCTCCGGACCGCCGCGCCGAGGGTCACGATCTTCTCGGCCCCGCTCGGCCCGCCCGACGGCTCGCCCGCGCGGCAGGAACTGGCGGTGCGGTCGTGGCTGGCGCTCCCGTGGGACGCCACCGTCGTGCTCCTCGGCTCCCACCCGTCGGCGCACGCCCTGTCCGAACGTCTCGGACGCCGGGTCACCGTCGAGGCCACCATCGATTCCTC GTTCACGGGGACGCCATTCTTCCACTCCACGATCGCAAGAGCGCAAGCCGCCGCCGACTCCGACGTCTGCGTCCTCGTCGACGCCGAAGTCGTTCTGCTCCCCGAGACCGTCGCATTACTGACAGATCTCGGCAAAATTGACCGTGATTGGCTCCTCGTTGCAATGTCACGCAACGTTTCCAGCTTCCCCTACAATCTCGCCCGCGGTGCGATGGTACTTTTTCTTCCATCCTTCTATCGACGGCAACCTTAGATTCGTAGAAAACTCCAA CAGATTCAAGCTGACAAGTGGGCAGCAGATGGCAGCGACAGGGGGCTCGTTTTCGCGTGGAACAATCCGGGCCGTCCATTGCTTGCAGGAGTTGTGCCTTCTTTTCTGTATGGAAGAGGGGCGCACAGCTGGTGGCTGGTCCATGGGGTTCTGTCATCTGAAATGAGACTCGTATTCGACGCAAGCAGTCTAGTTCTTGGGCTATACCCCGAAAATTTCACCGCAAAGCGCGCCGCTGATTCGAGTAGCAGCGGTAGATTAGCTGATGGATCATGGGAGCACGGTGTCAACCGCCATCTCGCTTCGGTTTACGGGTCGTATTGCCGTCGTCCGCCAGGAGGGCATCATCATGCTTTTCCCATGCTGTATGAAGTGGTAAAGCATTATGAAGATTACATGTTGAGCAAAGTTGAAGAGCCTACATTCTCAAGATTTGTCATAGGTAGAGAACAGGATGCCCATGAAGGGGTTGGTGGTAACCCATGGAACAAAGAGGACAATTGCTTGTCTGATCATCTGCCAAGCTATTCTTCAGAAGCCTCTGATGTTCCATATTCATTAGAAATGCTCCTTCGGTTTGTAGCCGATGAGAATAGATCTGTTGTTCTTGGTGTGGCTGGGGCAAGTTACAGGGACATGCTTATGAGTTGGGTGTGCCGTTTGCGCCAGCTCAGAGTCACCAATTTTGCAGTCTGTGCTCTAGATCAAGAGACATACGAATTCTCCGTCTTGCAG GGTTTGCCGGTTTTCAGAGATCCAACGTCGCCAAAGAACGTCAGTTTTGATGACTGCCACTATGGAACCCAGTGTTTTAAGCGGGTGACGAAGGTTAAATCGCGCATTGTTCTGGAGATTATAAGGATGGGGTACAACGTGCTGCTGAGTGATGTTGATGTCTACTGGTTTCACAATCCAGTGCAGTTCCTGCACTCTCTTGGACCTGCTACATTCGCAGCCCAATCAGATGAATACAATGAGACAG GGCCAATAAACCTGCCACGCCGGCTAAATTCAGGTTTCTACTACGCCCGATCAGACAGCGCCACCATCACCGCGATGGAGATGGTAGTGAAGCACGCTGCCAAATCAAACTCATCAGAGCAGCCAAGCTTCTATGACGTCCTGTGTGGGAAGGAAGGTGTGAACCGACTCGGCAACGACAGATGCCTAGAGCCTAGCACAAACCTCACCGTCGTGTTCCTGGACCAGGACCTGTTCCCCAACGGAGCTTACAAGGGACTTTGGGAGAGGCACGATCTGCGCTTGGCTTGCAGGAACCTTGGGTGCTTCATCATCCACAATAACTGGGTAAACGGGAGGAAGAAGAAACTCTGGCGACAGATGGCATCCGGACTGTGGGACTATGATCCTAGCTCCAGGATGTGCTTACAGAGCTGGGGTGAAGCAAGTAGTAGCTTCACAGCGGCCGGTCAGTTTCATGCGTCTGAGGACACGGAAAGTTAG
- the LOC120964661 gene encoding uncharacterized protein, with protein MGKAKRASIFIRLVSAAGTGFFYVKRKNPRRITEKLEFRKYDPRVNKHVLFTEAKMK; from the coding sequence ATGGGGAAGGCAAAGCGTGCATCGATATTTATCAGGCTCGTTTCAGCAGCTGGAACTGGTTTTTTCTACGTGAAGCGTAAGAATCCTCGGCGGATTACAGAGAAGCTTGAGTTCAGGAAGTACGATCCTCGTGTAAACAAGCATGTTCTATTTACGGAAGCCAAGATGAAGTGA
- the LOC109754828 gene encoding uncharacterized protein produces MGPFLRRKEKAWPTSRNRPTGHSPQTNTGLKLAARIALPGLRPNRRRTGSGRSPAPARAMTANQPAGEALATHISGMSRPEMYDLMSQMKAMLDHDQERVRRMLVQNPDVTRALFRAQVVLGMVKTPKAAQSSDTPQPAAAQTTPPASVKATVQDHVNLPQPPLPTNQQNLQPSGQFPLGASNVTSSLDLPPMPANPPQSAQSKGYPIHQMHSASAPQSSQYPNVTMPPHAPPQYSNVPSHMPTVNSQPQQPLQNPGMFNQQLQPPLPQLPRPPSMQAYTHQMHQQIPSTYGQHMLQQPMFHPGGNPQNSFFTGQQQQQLPNQPPPLPNQPPPQLYQANSHVSSHYNSQSMQVDRSAPWGRGNQEASSAGSHFPGQFQGLPGQMTQGIGGMQTGRLEAPLTADMEKMLVQQVMSMSPEQINALPPEQRQQVLQLRDMLRQ; encoded by the exons ATGGGCCCTTTTCTCCGCAGAAAAGAAAAGGCCTGGCCCACATCAAGGAATCGACCGACCGGCCACAGCCCACAGACAAACACAGGCTTGAAGCTCGCAGCACGGATAGCGCTCCCCGGCCTCCGCCCAAATCGCCGCCGCACCGGCTCCGGCCGCTCCCCTGCCCCCGCGCGCGCCATGACGGCGAATCAGCCGGCGGGCGAGGCCCTCGCGACCCACATCTCCGGCATGTCCCGCCCCGAGATGTACGACCTCATGTCCCAGATGAAG GCCATGCTCGACCACGACCAGGAGAGGGTGCGCCGAATGCTCGTCCAGAACCCCGACGTCACCCGCGCGCTCTTCCGG GCCCAAGTGGTTCTCGGAATGGTCAAAACACCTAAAGCT GCACAATCTTCCGACACGCCCCAGCCAGCAGCTGCTCAGACAACTCCTCCTGCATCAGTTAAAGCTACAGTACAAGATCATGTTAACTTGCCCCAGCCTCCCTTGCCTACCAATCAACAGAATTTGCAACCTTCTGGCCAATTTCCATTGGGCGCTTCTAATGTGACATCATCTTTGGACCTTCCACCTATGCCAGCAAATCCACCACAATCAGCACAATCAAAAGGATACCCTATCCATCAGATGCATTCTGCATCAGCACCGCAGTCATCTCAGTATCCAAATGTTACCATGCCTCCTCATGCTCCTCCACAGTATTCAAATGTTCCATCTCATATGCCAACAGTGAACAGTCAACCACAGCAACCATTGCAAAATCCTGGAATGTTTAACCAGCAATTACAGCCACCTCTGCCCCAGTTGCCTAGGCCACCTTCCATGCAGGCATATACACATCAGATGCATCAGCAAATACCCAGTACATATGGTCAGCACATGTTGCAACAACCAATGTTTCAT CCAGGTGGGAATCCACAAAATTCTTTCTTTACAGGTCAACAGCAGCAGCAATTACCCAACCAGCCACCACCATTGCCGAATCAGCCACCACCACAGCTATACCAG GCTAATTCACATGTGAGCTCGCACTACAATTCCCAAAGTATGCAAGTCGATAGATCAGCTCCATGGGGGCGTGGCAACCAAGAAGCATCGTCGGCTGGCTCCCATTTCCCTGGACAATTTCAAGGTCTACCTGGACAGATGACCCAAGGGATTGGCGGCATGCAGACAGGCCGCCTAGAAGCACCT TTGACAGCGGACATGGAAAAGATGCTAGTACAGCAAGTCATGAGCATGTCGCCGGAGCAGATCAACGCGCTGCCCCCGGAGCAACGTCAGCAGGTGCTTCAGCTGCGAGACATGCTGCGTCAATGA
- the LOC109754832 gene encoding mitochondrial import inner membrane translocase subunit TIM50, with product MLRLAAARSRALLLPRPDVAALSTPSSSYSSYARGAPSPSSYAYRAASSAAAAEEAAAAAAAAASGAGAEAAAAAPPPPAARKGWVRGLLKFGVFAAFAGAIGGAGYATHAYSLSEVDKKTLEFRKEMTTPIPVAEDASEFEKFRARAYETAMKVPVAAIELYLEIRARIEDHVVGFTEPASDKLLPDLHPDDQNIFTLVVDLTDTLVCNDWQRERGWKTFKRPGVEAFLQHMATMYEVVVYSDQVQMYVDPVVERLDSTGQIRKLSRPATKYQDGKHYRDLSKLNRNPAQVLYVSAHALESCLQPENCVTVKPWKLETDDTELLDLIPFLEYLAIARPSDIRAVLASYQGHDVAKEFRKRSKELERHKQAKQRKSIWRR from the exons ATgctccgcctcgccgccgcgaGATCGCGGGCCCTCCTCCTGCCCCGGCCCGACGTCGCCGCCCTCtccaccccctcctcctcctactCCTCCTACGCCCgcggcgccccctccccctcctcctacGCCTACCGCGcggcctcctccgcggccgccgccgaggaggccgcggccgctgcggctgcggcggcgtCCGGCGCTGGCGCGGAGGCGGCCGCCGCGGCGCCGCCTCCCCCCGCGGCCCGCAAGGGCTGGGTCAGGGGCCTGCTCAAGTTCGGCGTCTTCGCGGCCTTTGCCGGAGCCATCGGCGGCGCCGGCTACGCCACCCACG CCTATTCGCTGTCCGAGGTTGACAAGAAGACCCTGGAGTTCAGGAAGGAGATGACCACCCCGATCCCCGTCGCGGAGGACGCTTCAGAATTCGAG AAATTTCGGGCTAGGGCTTACGAAACAGCTATGAAAG TTCCTGTTGCAGCGATAGAGCTTTACCTGGAAATTAGGGCCAGAATTGAAGATCATGTTGTG GGCTTTACTGAACCCGCATCAGACAAACTGTTGCCAGATTTACATCCGGACGACCAGAATATCTTCACCCTAGTTGTTGATCTGACTGACACTCTTGTATGCAATGATTGGCAG CGTGAGAGAGGTTGGAAGACATTCAAGAGACCAGGAGTTGAGGCTTTTCTGCAACATATGGCAACCATGTATGAAGTTGTTGTATATTCTGATCAAGTGCAAATG TATGTGGACCCTGTGGTTGAAAGGTTGGACTCAACGGGTCAGATACGCAAATTATCAAGGCCTGCAACTAAGTACCAAGATGGTAAACATTATCGG GATTTGTCAAAGTTGAACAGAAATCCTGCGCAAGTTCTTTACGTCAGCGCACATGCTCTTGAATCCTGCCTGCAACCTGAAAATTGTGTTACAGTCAAACCCTGGAAACTTGAAACTGATGACACTGAATTGCTGGATCTGATTCCATTTCTTGAGT ATCTTGCCATAGCAAGGCCTTCTGATATTCGGGCAGTGCTTGCTTCCTATCAAGGTCATGACGTTGCTAAAGAGTTCCGTAAGCGTAGCAAAGAACTGGAGAG GCACAAGCAAGCGAAGCAACGCAAGAGCATATGGCGGCGGTGA